In Centropristis striata isolate RG_2023a ecotype Rhode Island chromosome 1, C.striata_1.0, whole genome shotgun sequence, one DNA window encodes the following:
- the LOC131972390 gene encoding stonustoxin subunit alpha-like isoform X1, with product MEERDGAAPPVSMEISVQDQQVPPPSPESSPASADDLLTDEPQTRADFLQYYVYLTLDPNTAYRELVLSESNRKAEHTLLVQDYPEHPDRFSHLYQVLCKEGLSGRCYWEVEFEDSVEVAVSYKDIGRSDYYHECAFGCNDKSWSLDINPNNRCFRHNDEETEVPEPQSSRVGVYLDYKKGSLTFYCVCDTMMQLMHREETTFTKPLYPGLYVAFTAQLCDLE from the exons ATGGAAGAGAGGGACGGAGCTGCACCCCCTGTCTCAATG GAAATCTCAGTACAAGATCAGCAAGTTCCCCCGCCCAGTCCCGAGTCCTCACCTGCTTCTG cAGATGATCTACTGACAGATGAACCTCAGACTAGAGCAGACTTCTTACAAT ATTATGTTTACCTCACCCTAGACCCAAACACAGCATACAGAGAGCTGGTTCTGTCTGAGAGCAACAGAAAGGCGGAGCACACACTTTTAGTCCAGGACTACCCCGAACACCCAGACCGGTTCTCTCACCTCTACCAGGTGCTGTGTAAGGAGGGCCTGTCTGGacgctgttactgggaggtggagttCGAAGATTCTGTTGAAGTGGCGGTGTCTTACAAAGATATCGGCAGATCCGATTACTATCACGAGTGTGCGTTCGGCTGTAACGACAAATCCTGGAGCTTAGACATAAACCCGAACAACAGATGTTTCAGACACAATGATGAGGAGACCGAGGTGCCGGAGCCTCAGTCCTCAAGAGTCGGTGTGTACCTTGATTATAAGAAAGGAAGTCTGACCTTCTACTGCGTCTGTGACACAATGATGCAGCTGATGCACAGAGAAGAAACCACGTTCACAAAGCCGCTCTACCCTGGGCTGTATGTCGCATTCACCGCACAGCTGTGCGACCTTGAGTAG
- the LOC131972390 gene encoding stonustoxin subunit alpha-like isoform X2: protein MEERDGAAPPVSMEISVQDQQVPPPSPESSPASDDLLTDEPQTRADFLQYYVYLTLDPNTAYRELVLSESNRKAEHTLLVQDYPEHPDRFSHLYQVLCKEGLSGRCYWEVEFEDSVEVAVSYKDIGRSDYYHECAFGCNDKSWSLDINPNNRCFRHNDEETEVPEPQSSRVGVYLDYKKGSLTFYCVCDTMMQLMHREETTFTKPLYPGLYVAFTAQLCDLE, encoded by the exons ATGGAAGAGAGGGACGGAGCTGCACCCCCTGTCTCAATG GAAATCTCAGTACAAGATCAGCAAGTTCCCCCGCCCAGTCCCGAGTCCTCACCTGCTTCTG ATGATCTACTGACAGATGAACCTCAGACTAGAGCAGACTTCTTACAAT ATTATGTTTACCTCACCCTAGACCCAAACACAGCATACAGAGAGCTGGTTCTGTCTGAGAGCAACAGAAAGGCGGAGCACACACTTTTAGTCCAGGACTACCCCGAACACCCAGACCGGTTCTCTCACCTCTACCAGGTGCTGTGTAAGGAGGGCCTGTCTGGacgctgttactgggaggtggagttCGAAGATTCTGTTGAAGTGGCGGTGTCTTACAAAGATATCGGCAGATCCGATTACTATCACGAGTGTGCGTTCGGCTGTAACGACAAATCCTGGAGCTTAGACATAAACCCGAACAACAGATGTTTCAGACACAATGATGAGGAGACCGAGGTGCCGGAGCCTCAGTCCTCAAGAGTCGGTGTGTACCTTGATTATAAGAAAGGAAGTCTGACCTTCTACTGCGTCTGTGACACAATGATGCAGCTGATGCACAGAGAAGAAACCACGTTCACAAAGCCGCTCTACCCTGGGCTGTATGTCGCATTCACCGCACAGCTGTGCGACCTTGAGTAG
- the si:dkey-9i23.8 gene encoding galanin receptor type 1, translating to MAVDFIHFSVFTLCKVILWAGLDPLQAISGSQACFIPRTPRIEEDAGNHRLVEHPKEFAADIEGPQPPQEVQPALSFLSVLADQSSFCPGVPLVSEFFNGTVFMERSWPEAERWLLVAVLGLEMLMGVVGNCLVLLVKVMCRGRFCCRYWLPFMSLTLSDLGCSLLIISGSLLAMLTGGQRSPWCEVVSLLKFAFITSSIGSIAILCVQRLVGMASTGGALFGIMVTACLASWVTGLVFGSVPVVYAWIRYDPAEMLCAVFWENSYSDMLVYILCAFSISIFLPFLLIFLCSILSATGCCSSRNSDDEADLSAVSPLLVASYILCYTPFVVSELVLLGRIDLSPAPDWLRTLSSVMSYLDCGLNPLIYCSHRDFREAGLALLWTNQKPSSEPVLTSITKHDV from the exons ATGGCGGTGGATTTTATTCACTTCTCTGTTTTCACACTTTGCAAAGTCATTCTGTGGGCCGGATTAGACCCTTTGCAGGCCATTTCTGGCTCTCAGGCT TGCTTCATCCCCAGAACACCTCGCATAGAGGAGGACGCTGGCAACCACAGACTGGTAGAACATCCCAAGGagtttgctgcagacattgaAGGACCGCAGCCTCCTCAGGAAGTACAGCCGGCTCTGTCCTTTCTGTCAGTGTTGGCTGACCAGTCCAGTTTTTGTCCAGGTGTACCCCTAG TGAGTGAGTTCTTTAATGGGACTGTATTCATGGAGCGCTCATGGCCAGAGGCAGAGAGGTGGCTGCTGGTGGCGGTGTTGGGACTGGAAATGCTCATGGGAGTTGTCGGAAACTGTCTCGTGCTGCTGGTCAAAGTCATG TGCAGGGGTCGGTTCTGCTGTCGTTATTGGCTTCCTTTCATGAGTCTCACTTTGTCAGATTTAG GCTGCTCCCTCCTCATCATCTCCGGCTCCCTGTTGGCCATGCTgacaggaggtcagaggtcaccgtGGTGTGAGGTCGTCAGCCTGCTTAAATTTGCCTTCATCACTTCCTCTATAGGGAGCATAG CTATCCTCTGCGTTCAACGGCTGGTTGGCATGGCTTCTACAGGAGGTGCTCTCTTTGGTATCATGGTGACGGCCTGCTTAGCTTCTTGGGTGACAGGGTTGGTGTTCGGGAGCGTCCCTGTTGTCTATGCCTGGATCCG GTATGACCCTGCTGAGATGCTGTGTGCTGTCTTCTGGGAAAACAGCTACTCAGACATGTTGGTCTACATTCTCTGTGCTTTCTCCATCTCTATCTTCCTTCCCTTCCTCCTCATATTCCTCTGCTCTATACTGAGTGCCACTGGCTGCTGTTCTAGTCGTAACAG TGACGATGAAGCAGATCTGTCTGCAGTCTCTCCTCTCCTGGTGGCCTCCTACATCCTCTGCTACACCCCCTTTGTTGTGTCTGAG CTGGTCCTGCTGGGGAGAATAGACTTGTCACCGGCACCTGATTGGTTAAGGACACTATCATCAGTGATGTCATACCTGGACTGTGGTCTGAACCCTCTTATTTACTGTTCCCACCGTGACTTCCGAGAAGCAGGCCTGGCCCTGCTATGGACCAATCAGAAACCATCATCAGAGCCTGTCCTCACTTCTATCACTAAACATGATGTGTAA
- the tmem187 gene encoding transmembrane protein 187 — MKSAFLHVSVPFVLCVVLANTSLFDEVEVDLSTDHYAEKVVDFLPYFLAMPCNCLVNLAYIYMGLYWFTWTGCAPEPQESRYLREVFALMAVFYGPVQWTRLATLRRAPAVLDQWFTLPIFAWVPLWISYIERGPAKWRATHAVALELLSVLSYGLALAHERGFELALCCHVILAVYRGVRVQLAHGDRRTRGYLLLAVLSCAGFVVLKLLDHWLGQYQLFERLTGHFWSKVCDVLQFHFSFCFLTTLSQSTRGKTAAQRE; from the coding sequence ATGAAGTCGGCTTTCCTTCACGTGTCGGTGCCTTTTGTGCTCTGTGTTGTCTTGGCAAACACCAGCCTCTTCGACGAAGTTGAGGTGGACTTGTCTACTGACCATTATGCAGAGAAAGTGGTTGATTTTCTGCCCTATTTTCTGGCGATGCCCTGTAACTGTCTGGTTAACCTGGCTTATATTTACATGGGACTATACTGGTTTACGTGGACCGGATGCGCCCCAGAACCGCAGGAGAGCCGGTACCTGAGAGAGGTATTCGCTCTTATGGCTGTCTTCTACGGACCTGTGCAGTGGACGCGCCTGGCGACGCTGCGGCGCGCTCCCGCCGTCCTCGACCAGTGGTTCACCTTACCAATCTTCGCGTGGGTTCCGCTGTGGATCAGTTACATAGAGCGCGGGCCGGCGAAGTGGCGCGCAACGCACGCGGTAGCGCTCGAGCTGTTGTCTGTCCTCAGCTACGGTCTGGCGCTGGCGCACGAGCGGGGCTTTGAGCTGGCGCTGTGCTGTCACGTCATCCTCGCGGTGTACCGGGGAGTCCGCGTGCAGCTGGCGCACGGGGACAGGCGCACGCGGGGCTACCTGCTGCTGGCGGTGCTGTCCTGTGCGGGCTTCGTGGTGCTGAAGTTGCTGGACCACTGGCTGGGTCAGTACCAGCTCTTCGAGCGGCTCACCGGACACTTCTGGTCTAAAGTGTGTGACGTGCTGCAGTTCCacttcagcttctgtttcctGACAACACTGAGCCAGAGCACACGGGGGAAAACAGCAGCACAGCGCGAGTAA